Proteins encoded within one genomic window of Formosa agariphila KMM 3901:
- a CDS encoding tetratricopeptide repeat protein produces the protein MKFRFVYIFIILLGLPQLLYSQSRFSEAQTYFDTGNYTKVISILEPLTKEISDNRSKAIELLGDAYSHTKDWDSAINQYNVLVDLNPEVANYHYKYGGALAMKALTVNKLMAIPLILEAKSECIQASELDPNHIESRWALVKIYMELPAVLGGSTSKAITYANQLESLTKVDGYLAKGYLYNKADDFKHAEQFYKQALDIGGSKTCYMALAEFYLNRDQKEKAIAVLRKGYGRLEAEELQQKIEDITP, from the coding sequence ATGAAATTTCGTTTCGTATATATTTTTATAATTCTTTTAGGGCTTCCGCAGTTGCTGTATTCGCAATCGCGTTTCTCTGAGGCGCAGACGTATTTTGATACAGGAAACTACACTAAAGTCATTTCAATATTAGAACCATTAACTAAAGAAATATCGGATAACCGGTCTAAAGCAATTGAATTATTAGGTGATGCCTATAGCCATACAAAAGATTGGGATTCTGCAATTAATCAGTATAATGTATTAGTAGATTTAAATCCTGAAGTGGCCAATTACCATTATAAATATGGAGGCGCTTTAGCTATGAAAGCATTAACGGTAAATAAACTTATGGCTATTCCGTTGATTTTAGAGGCGAAATCAGAATGTATCCAAGCTTCGGAATTAGACCCAAATCATATTGAAAGCCGTTGGGCATTAGTCAAAATTTATATGGAATTACCTGCCGTTCTTGGCGGAAGTACGTCTAAAGCCATTACCTATGCCAACCAATTAGAATCATTGACTAAAGTGGATGGTTATCTCGCAAAAGGCTATCTCTACAACAAAGCAGACGATTTTAAACACGCAGAACAGTTTTATAAACAAGCTCTAGATATTGGCGGTTCGAAAACCTGTTATATGGCTCTTGCCGAATTTTATTTAAATCGAGACCAGAAAGAAAAAGCTATCGCTGTTTTAAGAAAGGGATATGGGCGTTTAGAAGCCGAAGAACTTCAGCAAAAAATAGAAGATATTACCCCATAA
- a CDS encoding UDP-N-acetylmuramate--L-alanine ligase has translation MNVHFIAIGGSAMHNLALALHNKGYRVTGSDDEIFEPSKSRLQTKGLLPEAFGWFPEKITTDLDAVVLGMHAKADNPELLKAQDLGLKIYSYPEFLYEQSKNKTRVVIGGSHGKTTITSMILHVMHYHDRDVDFMVGAQLDGFDVMVKLTDDNDFIVLEGDEYLSSPIDRRPKFHLYKPNIALLSGIAWDHINVFPTYENYEEQFQIFVNSIVSGGSITYNEEDEAVKRVVEASVNPIRKLPYQTPEYTVEDGETLLETVEGPLPIEVFGKHNLNNLGGAKWICQHMGIDEDDFYEAISTFKGASKRLEKIVEGQNSVAYKDFAHSPSKVEATTKAVKAQFEDRKLVACLELHTYSSLNAEFLKEYKGTLDDADVAVVFYSPHAVEIKKLDTVTEAQIASAFERDDLIIYTNPDDFKTFLFAQNFENTSLLLMSSGNYGGLDFDDVKSLIK, from the coding sequence ATGAATGTACATTTTATAGCCATTGGCGGAAGTGCAATGCACAATTTAGCCTTGGCCTTACATAACAAAGGTTATCGCGTAACAGGAAGTGACGATGAGATTTTCGAACCTTCTAAATCAAGATTACAAACCAAAGGATTATTACCAGAAGCTTTCGGATGGTTTCCAGAAAAAATTACGACAGATTTAGATGCTGTAGTTTTAGGAATGCATGCTAAAGCCGATAATCCGGAATTGCTAAAAGCTCAAGATTTAGGACTTAAAATATATAGTTACCCTGAGTTCTTATACGAGCAATCTAAAAACAAAACGCGTGTAGTTATTGGTGGAAGTCATGGAAAAACAACCATTACCTCTATGATTTTACATGTTATGCATTACCACGATAGAGATGTAGATTTTATGGTGGGCGCGCAATTAGATGGTTTTGATGTGATGGTAAAACTTACCGACGACAACGACTTTATAGTGTTAGAAGGTGATGAGTATTTAAGTTCACCAATAGATAGACGACCTAAATTTCATCTATATAAACCAAATATTGCTTTATTAAGCGGTATTGCTTGGGACCATATTAATGTGTTTCCAACATATGAAAACTACGAAGAACAATTCCAGATTTTTGTAAATAGTATAGTAAGTGGAGGAAGCATTACGTACAATGAAGAAGACGAGGCTGTAAAGCGTGTGGTTGAAGCGTCTGTGAATCCGATTAGAAAATTACCTTATCAAACGCCTGAATATACTGTTGAAGATGGAGAAACCTTATTAGAAACAGTCGAAGGGCCGTTGCCAATCGAAGTATTTGGAAAACATAATTTAAATAATTTAGGTGGTGCCAAATGGATTTGTCAGCATATGGGAATCGATGAAGATGATTTCTACGAAGCTATTTCTACATTTAAAGGCGCAAGTAAGCGTTTAGAGAAAATAGTTGAAGGACAGAATAGTGTTGCTTATAAAGATTTTGCACATTCGCCAAGTAAAGTAGAAGCTACGACTAAAGCAGTAAAAGCACAATTTGAAGATAGAAAATTAGTAGCATGTCTAGAACTACACACATATAGTAGTTTAAATGCCGAGTTTTTAAAAGAGTATAAGGGGACTTTAGATGATGCCGATGTTGCTGTAGTATTCTATTCTCCGCATGCGGTAGAGATTAAAAAATTAGATACGGTTACAGAAGCACAAATCGCTTCAGCTTTCGAGCGTGACGATTTAATTATCTACACCAATCCAGACGATTTTAAAACCTTTTTATTCGCTCAAAACTTTGAGAATACGTCCTTGTTATTAATGAGTTCGGGGAATTATGGTGGCTTAGATTTTGACGATGTGAAGTCTCTGATTAAATAG
- a CDS encoding mechanosensitive ion channel family protein — MNMNGLCLKHVLILLLFISALTVSAQTDLLSDLEPTTQNLDSISTKKLKAISSVNLVREIDNVNNELKLIQKKTQIPASIQKIDSTHIAHYQFILQESNTAEEFIKANPNLQKINNLITKWNGYKTTLTGWQTTVNNQQVRNSRFIDDITEKEKVWGLSYQSAVDTNAPEEILTSINTVWEKTKNTKDSILKNNNYYLVLETKLNEQISITEQVMDDLLELKNSDIYDIFHQRHEAIWNTSFKGATKKPNESDDVESIKNNITNTYSYLKGKTGVILFYFIFISLIALFIKRLKSGYLKFSFKEKSKTHRKAKHIILYKSTICIIFLALLVSKSMFSNTPRLFIDITTLLILICAVPLIRPYMHKKFKDIIFYVILFFILNATKSYVWFSSALYRIYTFFEACLVIFMLYKYTSPYLETRNMALDNFGKLLVRLTPVLYVLCIVSIVSNIFGYTNLTDISLKISTQSGISITFFYSLLMVFNGISLGIINRHYGVKQSYLPADRWSIEKTTLKVTRVIIGIIWTLYFLNILDILSPMLEVIQDTITEPYQLGSLTFTLEGILGFIFTLIITYTITKIISFLINDGDGVLRLLKLPKGIPTAISLVIRYFIMAFGVVLALGALGIDLSKFNLMAGALGLGIGFGLQTVISNFVSGLILVFERPILPGDTVEVNSLLGTVNRIGVRSSSISTFDGAEVVVPNNNLISNDLINWTLSNNIKRIEILIGTSYDSDPNRVLEILTEIANDYQFTLKDPAPKALFSEFGDSSLNFRLLYWVHYEIGLQSKSDISISIYNRFKAEGIEIPFPQRDLNVRNIPENLNFKSFQNEFKAPTTEEPLNKNLEKPFIEPVKTDVDSDDSNNSSSTDEDTK; from the coding sequence ATGAATATGAATGGTCTTTGTTTAAAACATGTCTTAATATTATTGTTGTTTATATCGGCACTAACCGTTAGTGCGCAAACAGATTTACTTAGCGACTTAGAACCTACTACACAAAACTTAGACTCTATTAGCACTAAAAAACTGAAGGCTATTTCTTCTGTTAATCTGGTTAGAGAAATAGATAATGTAAATAATGAGCTTAAATTAATTCAGAAAAAAACTCAAATTCCAGCGAGTATACAAAAAATTGATTCTACACATATAGCACATTATCAATTTATTCTACAGGAATCTAATACCGCAGAAGAATTTATTAAAGCCAACCCTAATCTTCAAAAAATAAATAATCTCATCACCAAATGGAATGGTTATAAAACCACTCTAACTGGTTGGCAAACTACAGTTAATAACCAACAAGTAAGAAATTCAAGGTTTATAGACGATATTACTGAAAAAGAAAAAGTGTGGGGATTAAGCTATCAATCTGCTGTAGATACTAATGCTCCTGAAGAAATTCTAACATCAATTAATACCGTTTGGGAAAAGACTAAAAACACCAAAGACAGTATTCTTAAAAACAATAACTATTACCTCGTACTTGAAACCAAATTAAACGAACAAATTAGTATTACAGAACAAGTAATGGACGATTTATTAGAATTAAAAAATTCTGATATCTACGATATATTTCATCAACGTCACGAAGCAATTTGGAATACGTCTTTTAAAGGCGCAACTAAAAAACCTAACGAAAGCGATGATGTAGAATCCATTAAAAATAACATTACAAATACGTATAGTTACTTAAAAGGAAAAACAGGGGTTATCTTATTCTATTTCATTTTTATAAGCCTAATAGCTTTATTTATAAAACGTTTAAAAAGTGGCTATTTAAAATTTTCGTTTAAAGAAAAATCGAAAACACATAGGAAAGCAAAACATATAATTCTTTACAAAAGCACGATTTGCATCATCTTTCTGGCTCTACTGGTTTCCAAATCGATGTTTTCTAACACCCCAAGGCTATTCATAGATATCACTACACTTCTTATACTTATTTGTGCTGTGCCCTTAATTAGGCCTTATATGCACAAAAAATTTAAGGACATTATCTTTTATGTCATTCTATTTTTTATTCTTAATGCTACCAAATCTTATGTTTGGTTTTCTTCTGCACTGTATAGAATATATACTTTTTTCGAAGCCTGTTTAGTCATTTTTATGCTTTATAAATATACATCGCCTTACCTGGAGACTAGAAATATGGCACTTGATAATTTTGGAAAACTCCTTGTGCGATTAACTCCTGTACTTTATGTTTTGTGTATTGTTTCTATTGTATCTAATATTTTTGGGTATACAAATTTGACAGATATCAGTTTAAAAATCAGTACACAAAGCGGAATAAGCATTACTTTTTTCTATAGCCTTTTAATGGTATTTAACGGTATCTCTTTAGGAATTATTAACCGACACTACGGTGTAAAACAATCGTACCTTCCTGCCGACCGTTGGAGTATCGAAAAAACCACGTTAAAAGTTACAAGAGTTATAATCGGAATTATTTGGACCTTATACTTTCTTAATATTTTAGACATTTTAAGCCCTATGCTTGAAGTGATACAGGATACCATTACGGAACCTTATCAATTAGGCAGTTTAACGTTTACTTTAGAAGGTATTCTTGGATTTATTTTTACTTTAATTATTACATACACTATAACAAAAATCATCTCGTTTTTAATAAATGATGGCGATGGCGTCCTTCGTCTATTAAAATTACCGAAAGGAATTCCCACCGCGATATCTTTAGTTATACGCTACTTTATCATGGCGTTTGGTGTTGTATTAGCCCTTGGAGCTTTGGGTATCGATTTAAGTAAATTTAATTTAATGGCCGGTGCATTAGGTTTGGGAATTGGTTTTGGACTACAAACCGTGATTTCAAATTTTGTGTCTGGTTTAATTTTGGTTTTTGAACGTCCTATTTTACCTGGAGATACGGTAGAAGTGAATAGTTTATTAGGAACAGTTAACCGTATTGGCGTGCGTTCTTCGAGCATTAGCACCTTTGATGGCGCAGAAGTGGTGGTACCGAACAACAATCTAATTTCTAATGATTTAATAAACTGGACCCTCTCCAATAACATTAAACGTATTGAAATTTTAATAGGAACGTCTTACGATTCCGACCCCAACCGTGTTCTTGAAATTCTTACTGAAATTGCAAATGATTATCAGTTTACATTAAAAGACCCCGCACCTAAAGCCTTGTTTAGTGAATTTGGAGATAGCTCTTTAAATTTCAGATTATTGTATTGGGTACATTATGAAATTGGATTACAATCGAAAAGTGATATCTCGATTAGTATTTACAACCGATTTAAAGCGGAAGGTATTGAAATCCCATTCCCGCAACGTGATTTAAATGTGAGAAACATCCCTGAAAATTTAAACTTTAAATCTTTTCAAAATGAATTTAAAGCACCCACTACAGAAGAACCTTTAAATAAGAATTTAGAAAAACCATTTATCGAACCCGTAAAAACAGATGTAGATTCTGATGATTCTAACAACAGCTCTTCTACCGATGAGGACACAAAATAA
- a CDS encoding FMN-binding negative transcriptional regulator — protein sequence MSYPPQIHQDHDKNHMVEVIKHYPLATVISVENNLPFITHLPLIYKVGKLIGHIDKSNPQASLLKGNKPVTIIFSGPDCYISPSLFEKAELPTWNYIKVHLQGTVSEIKNENEVKQSMVDMTEFLEAPKQAYVLDYNNPSMDKFVNYVMGFEIDILQWEGKFKLSQNKSAEARDIAKWQLISKNETNIKPFLDQVI from the coding sequence TTGAGCTATCCTCCGCAAATTCATCAAGATCACGATAAAAATCACATGGTAGAAGTGATTAAACATTATCCCTTAGCTACAGTTATATCGGTAGAAAATAATCTGCCATTTATTACTCACTTACCTCTTATTTATAAGGTAGGAAAACTCATTGGACATATCGATAAAAGTAATCCGCAAGCCAGCCTTTTAAAAGGTAATAAACCTGTGACTATAATTTTTTCGGGTCCAGATTGTTATATCTCTCCTAGCCTTTTCGAAAAAGCAGAATTGCCTACTTGGAATTATATAAAAGTGCACCTGCAAGGCACCGTTTCTGAAATTAAAAATGAAAATGAAGTGAAGCAATCTATGGTAGACATGACGGAATTTTTAGAAGCACCCAAACAGGCTTACGTATTGGATTACAACAACCCAAGTATGGATAAATTTGTAAATTATGTTATGGGATTCGAAATAGATATTCTCCAATGGGAAGGCAAATTTAAACTCTCTCAAAACAAATCGGCCGAAGCTCGAGATATTGCTAAGTGGCAATTAATTTCGAAAAATGAAACTAATATTAAGCCCTTTTTAGATCAAGTGATTTAA
- a CDS encoding DUF1569 domain-containing protein, which yields MNTLFNASATESIISRIQTLTENDIAIWGKMDAAQMLKHCQGPLNIALGHEKLNSKIGFIQKTILSFYKTSLYNDKPWKKNLPTAKEFVIKSPHIFLTEKENLILLIEEFSKKTEVQTWPDHPLFGYFTPEQWGKMQYKHLHHHLTQFNV from the coding sequence ATGAACACCTTATTTAATGCATCGGCTACAGAATCCATTATCAGTAGAATTCAAACACTAACAGAAAACGACATTGCTATATGGGGGAAAATGGATGCGGCCCAAATGCTTAAACATTGCCAAGGCCCATTAAATATTGCTTTAGGTCATGAAAAGCTAAACTCTAAAATAGGTTTTATACAGAAAACAATTCTTTCGTTTTATAAAACGTCTCTATATAACGATAAGCCTTGGAAAAAGAATCTACCAACAGCTAAAGAGTTTGTAATTAAATCGCCACATATATTTTTAACTGAAAAAGAAAACTTAATACTGTTAATTGAAGAATTTTCTAAAAAAACAGAGGTTCAAACTTGGCCAGATCATCCACTTTTTGGTTACTTTACACCCGAACAATGGGGTAAAATGCAGTATAAACATTTACACCATCATTTAACCCAATTTAATGTCTAA
- the radC gene encoding RadC family protein, with amino-acid sequence MPEKKIPFSIKNWSQDDQPREKLLYKGQAALSDAELVAILIGSGNREESAVDLTKRILGSVDNNLRALGKLSIKQLMTFKGIGEAKAITIAAAMELGRRRSGEEAVKQNKITSSASVFEIMQPILGELAHEEFWIIYLNNSNAILQKQQLSKGGITGTLVDVRLTLKMALELGATALILVHNHPSGTLKPSVADKQITQKLKTAASSLDIKVLDHVIITEQSYFSFADENEM; translated from the coding sequence ATGCCTGAAAAAAAGATTCCATTTTCAATTAAAAACTGGTCGCAAGACGATCAGCCTCGAGAGAAGTTGCTTTACAAAGGACAAGCTGCTTTAAGCGATGCCGAGTTGGTTGCTATTTTAATAGGAAGTGGAAATCGCGAAGAAAGTGCTGTAGATTTAACCAAACGCATTTTAGGAAGTGTGGATAATAATCTAAGAGCATTAGGGAAATTATCCATTAAACAACTCATGACATTTAAAGGGATTGGAGAAGCTAAAGCGATTACTATTGCTGCAGCTATGGAATTAGGACGGAGACGAAGCGGTGAGGAGGCAGTAAAACAAAATAAAATAACATCGTCTGCTTCTGTTTTCGAAATTATGCAACCTATCCTTGGAGAATTGGCTCACGAAGAATTTTGGATTATTTATCTAAATAATTCCAATGCCATTTTACAAAAACAACAATTAAGTAAAGGCGGAATAACAGGAACTTTAGTCGATGTGCGATTAACATTAAAAATGGCTTTAGAATTAGGGGCGACTGCACTTATTTTGGTTCATAATCATCCTTCAGGGACGTTAAAGCCCAGTGTAGCCGATAAACAAATCACTCAAAAATTAAAAACAGCAGCATCTAGTTTAGATATTAAAGTGTTGGATCATGTTATAATTACCGAGCAGTCATATTTTAGTTTTGCAGACGAAAACGAAATGTAG
- a CDS encoding polysaccharide deacetylase family protein produces the protein MLLVYTHKITPRIKFTFKHLCTRILGIPVSFTTTIEEFIAHDSCKMSYTKQPLGKEVFVRSHDLLFEQGLSDPDLNVNRWEDTKCFFFNGDKSAIAYDIFAASFYLLSRYEEYLPHVKDEYGRYEAHESLAYRYKFLKQPVVDIWAYKFLEVLKANYPDYDFPNRKYQIKPIIDVPSPYDFRLKGLIRNLGGGIKDLYAFRFKRFYYRYMVLFGLKRDPHDTFKYILNKQKQTKFRFHFFFLIGDYSTYDKGVSVYRKNFVALIKSMADYCKVGLKVSYFAIEDKAILKKEQKRMEGIINTSLTESRNSFSKLNLPDSYRNLVELEIQEDYTMGYANEIGFRAGTCTPFFFYDLDYEIQTPLRINPYHVNDYALLKYTSLLDKKETIQYIINQVKRVNGEFIPVFHNYTFSGLGQWKDFKELFNIILDSASDEK, from the coding sequence GTGCTTCTAGTCTATACTCATAAAATAACGCCACGTATAAAATTTACGTTTAAACATCTCTGTACCAGAATTCTTGGCATCCCGGTATCGTTTACTACAACTATCGAAGAATTTATTGCTCACGATAGTTGTAAAATGTCGTATACTAAACAGCCATTAGGGAAAGAGGTTTTTGTACGTAGTCATGATTTGTTATTCGAACAAGGTCTTTCAGATCCTGATTTAAATGTTAATAGATGGGAAGATACCAAATGTTTCTTTTTTAATGGCGATAAAAGTGCCATAGCATACGATATTTTTGCAGCCTCTTTTTATTTGTTAAGCAGATATGAAGAATATTTACCTCATGTAAAAGACGAATACGGACGTTATGAAGCTCATGAAAGTTTAGCTTATAGATATAAATTTTTAAAACAACCCGTTGTAGATATTTGGGCGTATAAGTTTTTAGAAGTTTTAAAAGCGAACTATCCAGATTATGATTTTCCAAATCGGAAATACCAAATCAAACCTATAATAGATGTGCCTTCGCCTTACGATTTTAGATTAAAAGGCTTAATTCGGAATCTTGGTGGTGGAATCAAAGATTTATATGCCTTTAGATTTAAGCGATTCTATTATAGATATATGGTGTTATTCGGATTAAAACGCGATCCGCATGATACGTTTAAATATATTTTAAATAAACAGAAACAGACTAAATTTAGATTTCATTTCTTCTTCTTAATAGGAGATTATTCTACATATGATAAAGGCGTTAGTGTATATCGTAAAAATTTCGTGGCTTTAATTAAGTCTATGGCAGACTATTGTAAAGTGGGACTAAAAGTATCTTATTTTGCGATTGAGGATAAAGCTATTTTAAAAAAAGAACAAAAGCGTATGGAAGGTATTATTAATACCTCTTTAACCGAATCGCGGAATTCTTTCTCTAAATTAAATTTACCAGACTCTTATCGTAATCTTGTGGAATTAGAAATTCAGGAAGATTATACCATGGGGTATGCAAACGAAATTGGTTTTAGAGCAGGAACGTGTACACCGTTTTTTTTCTACGATTTAGATTACGAAATACAAACTCCACTACGCATTAATCCTTATCATGTTAACGATTATGCTTTATTAAAGTATACATCGTTATTAGATAAAAAAGAAACCATACAATATATTATAAATCAGGTGAAACGCGTTAATGGAGAGTTTATACCTGTATTTCATAATTATACATTTAGCGGGTTAGGGCAGTGGAAAGATTTTAAAGAATTGTTTAATATTATTTTAGATTCAGCATCAGATGAAAAATAA
- a CDS encoding YjjG family noncanonical pyrimidine nucleotidase, with protein sequence MKNNIKDVFFDLDHTLWDFEKNSSLTFQKIFEDNQLPTNLDSFLEEYVPINFLYWKGFREGEVDKETLRFGRLNDTFNKLETPVSKDVIHKLSDDYLTHLSSFNYLFDDTISVLNYLHSKYNLHIITNGFEAVQTTKLKNSNIHHYFKTVTNSEEAGVKKPHPDIFNYALEKAKATVGTSIMIGDNLEADILGGINAGFQTIYFNEIPLTQHNHITQIYKLIELKDYL encoded by the coding sequence ATGAAAAATAACATAAAAGATGTGTTTTTCGATTTAGATCATACACTTTGGGATTTCGAAAAAAATTCCTCTTTAACCTTTCAAAAAATTTTTGAAGACAATCAATTACCAACTAATTTAGATTCTTTTTTAGAAGAATACGTTCCCATTAATTTTTTATATTGGAAAGGATTTAGAGAAGGTGAAGTTGATAAAGAAACATTACGTTTTGGGAGATTAAACGATACCTTTAATAAATTAGAAACTCCTGTAAGTAAAGACGTAATTCATAAATTGTCAGACGATTATCTAACACATTTATCATCGTTTAATTATTTGTTCGACGATACCATTTCGGTATTAAATTACTTGCATTCTAAATATAACCTGCATATAATTACAAATGGATTTGAAGCGGTTCAAACAACTAAATTAAAGAACTCTAATATTCATCACTATTTTAAAACGGTTACAAATTCTGAAGAAGCCGGAGTAAAAAAACCACATCCAGATATTTTTAACTATGCCCTAGAAAAAGCAAAGGCAACTGTAGGTACAAGTATTATGATTGGAGATAATTTGGAAGCAGATATTTTAGGCGGAATTAATGCCGGATTTCAAACCATTTATTTTAATGAAATACCTTTAACACAACATAATCACATTACCCAAATTTATAAATTAATTGAACTGAAAGACTATTTATAA